Proteins from a single region of Aureibacter tunicatorum:
- a CDS encoding cupin domain-containing protein — protein sequence MEIKKISIADKMSLFDDHWNPRIVGELNGQHVKLVKAQGEFEWHKHDNEDEMFLVIEGEFDMELRDKTITIKKGEFIIIPRGVEHRPVVENEVQVMLFEPANTINTGQNEKSDLTQEKTEWI from the coding sequence ATGGAAATTAAAAAAATATCTATAGCTGATAAAATGTCCCTTTTTGATGATCATTGGAATCCTCGCATTGTTGGGGAGCTTAATGGACAGCATGTTAAGCTTGTTAAAGCGCAAGGGGAATTTGAATGGCACAAGCATGACAATGAGGATGAAATGTTTTTGGTTATCGAAGGAGAGTTTGACATGGAGTTGAGGGACAAAACGATTACTATCAAAAAGGGCGAGTTCATTATTATTCCGCGTGGGGTAGAACATAGACCGGTAGTGGAAAACGAGGTTCAGGTAATGTTATTTGAACCTGCTAATACAATTAATACCGGACAAAACGAAAAGTCCGATCTCACTCAAGAAAAAACCGAATGGATCTAA
- a CDS encoding peptide deformylase: MTVLLQTACSVDDALTLKVPKEGFEVVQHIPVNAEGRSQNTLYLNPRRIKSDEFNSSELNTLIDSMYTVMLRKAGVGIAANQIGKSLQIFIIEAKADNPRYKVLGSVEKQVFINPKIINVSKARKNFWHGCLSAHGEKRGNVASFEWIEYECQNQKGEIQRGKLEGFAAVIFQHEFRHLMKGTYLDHANHLLPKEELGIKIKTGELPFFELANDTLPILIDGYQLGIALDEY; the protein is encoded by the coding sequence ATGACAGTATTATTGCAAACAGCTTGCTCGGTAGATGATGCACTTACATTGAAAGTACCTAAGGAAGGGTTTGAAGTGGTTCAACATATTCCTGTGAATGCAGAAGGAAGAAGTCAAAATACGCTTTACTTAAATCCAAGGAGAATTAAATCCGATGAGTTCAATTCTTCTGAACTTAATACACTTATAGATAGCATGTACACTGTAATGCTTAGAAAGGCTGGTGTGGGGATTGCTGCCAACCAAATAGGGAAAAGTTTGCAAATATTTATCATTGAAGCTAAAGCTGATAATCCAAGATACAAAGTATTAGGATCTGTTGAAAAACAGGTTTTTATTAATCCCAAAATCATCAATGTCTCTAAGGCGCGTAAAAATTTTTGGCATGGATGTCTAAGCGCTCATGGAGAAAAAAGAGGGAATGTGGCAAGTTTTGAATGGATTGAGTATGAATGTCAAAATCAAAAAGGTGAAATACAACGTGGAAAGTTGGAAGGGTTTGCGGCAGTAATATTTCAACATGAGTTCAGGCACTTGATGAAAGGAACATATTTAGATCATGCTAATCATTTATTACCTAAGGAAGAATTGGGTATAAAAATTAAGACAGGAGAGTTGCCTTTTTTTGAATTGGCAAATGATACTTTACCCATACTTATTGATGGCTACCAATTAGGAATAGCTCTTGATGAATATTGA
- a CDS encoding GyrI-like domain-containing protein yields the protein MKHEWRKAEKELYLPNQKPELINIPKFKFFTIEGCGNPNSESFAEYIGVLYSISYAVKMSVKKEIEPQGFFDYTVYPLEGIWDISEKAKEQNITKLNKDELVFKLMIRQPNFVDEEYAKFIIEETKRKKPHLLLEKVKYEQITDGVCIQMMHYGSYDNEPESFAKMELFAKTKGFNRKSKTHREIYLNDARKVAPEKLKTVLRFWVDKEKE from the coding sequence ATGAAACACGAATGGAGAAAAGCAGAAAAAGAGCTATACCTGCCAAATCAGAAGCCAGAGTTAATAAATATTCCAAAATTTAAGTTTTTCACAATAGAAGGTTGCGGGAATCCGAATAGTGAAAGTTTTGCGGAATATATTGGAGTGTTATATTCAATATCTTATGCAGTTAAGATGAGTGTAAAGAAAGAAATTGAGCCTCAGGGTTTTTTCGATTATACTGTATATCCGCTTGAAGGAATTTGGGATATTAGCGAAAAAGCAAAAGAGCAAAATATTACGAAGTTGAATAAAGATGAATTAGTCTTTAAACTAATGATTCGTCAGCCGAATTTCGTAGATGAGGAATATGCCAAATTTATTATTGAAGAAACTAAGAGGAAAAAGCCACACCTGCTCTTGGAAAAAGTTAAATATGAGCAAATTACAGATGGAGTTTGTATTCAAATGATGCATTATGGTAGTTATGACAATGAACCTGAATCATTTGCAAAAATGGAATTATTTGCAAAAACAAAAGGGTTTAACCGAAAGAGTAAAACTCATAGAGAGATTTATCTCAATGATGCGAGAAAAGTAGCTCCAGAGAAACTAAAAACTGTTTTGAGGTTTTGGGTCGATAAAGAAAAAGAATAA
- a CDS encoding PspA/IM30 family protein: MFNSLKRLFNVLKAEGDSAIQKHEDPEKRIEEGIAELKKDLNESMLALQEVNSFLIEERKELNQARKKSRSLEDRAASAIKRAESGQMRARDAERVGLEAMTEKMEVDKNVQSLESNVDKYAQMADKLNANISNIKSEITTWEKDLKTLKTRSRVSKLSTDINKQLSSIDVDSTSKRINRMRESVEEQELLAESYESLINEKDSIDNEIDQALATNNSNNNSEPEPTSRPKSVEPLPVEPKEASVNPRASRPKTELELMREKLNRQ; the protein is encoded by the coding sequence ATGTTTAATAGCTTGAAAAGACTTTTTAATGTTCTAAAAGCTGAAGGAGATTCAGCGATTCAAAAACATGAAGATCCCGAAAAACGAATAGAAGAGGGAATAGCGGAGTTGAAAAAAGACCTTAATGAAAGTATGCTTGCTCTTCAGGAGGTTAATTCGTTTTTGATCGAGGAGAGAAAAGAGCTTAACCAGGCTCGCAAAAAGTCCAGAAGCCTTGAAGACAGGGCTGCCAGTGCGATAAAGAGAGCTGAAAGTGGACAGATGAGGGCTAGAGATGCCGAAAGAGTAGGCTTGGAGGCGATGACTGAAAAAATGGAAGTAGACAAAAATGTCCAATCGCTCGAATCCAATGTGGATAAATATGCTCAGATGGCTGATAAGCTAAATGCGAACATCTCCAATATAAAATCAGAAATAACCACTTGGGAGAAAGACTTGAAAACGCTTAAAACGCGCTCTAGGGTAAGCAAGTTGTCTACGGATATTAATAAGCAATTAAGCAGTATCGATGTGGATTCCACTTCCAAGCGTATCAACCGAATGCGCGAGAGTGTGGAGGAGCAGGAGCTTTTGGCAGAGTCATATGAGTCGTTAATCAATGAAAAGGACAGTATTGACAATGAGATTGATCAAGCGCTAGCTACTAATAACAGCAATAATAATAGCGAGCCTGAGCCAACTTCGCGACCTAAGTCAGTTGAACCTTTGCCTGTGGAACCAAAAGAAGCAAGTGTTAATCCTCGAGCAAGCAGGCCAAAGACTGAATTGGAGCTTATGAGAGAAAAATTGAATAGACAGTAA
- a CDS encoding helix-hairpin-helix domain-containing protein, producing MARECSVKSIISGEAVTYIDEIIGQGAMKDVYFSKDKSYVVGFFRTKLDEASQNRLLDIVGPYRDRIFNQPGGEYWKSVFCWPYDIVESDGLWGVVTPVFQSHFFFDHGSVNEDMLGIRGKEKEGKWFASGSHQNRFLDPREKGDLLSYLRICLLISRAVRRLHAAGLAHSDLSYKNVLIDPKGRNACIIDIDGLVVPGKYPPDVIGTPDFIAPEVIISKHLPMEQRVLPSIYTDRHALAVLIYMYLFFRHPLRGGKVHDMDAALDEEMTMGNKALFIEHPMDKTNRPKLDQIKKSELPYADVGALPYTIAGPYLKELFDKAFITGLHDPEKRPTADEWEQALVKTVDFIQPCSNQNCSHHWFVFDNKFKPVCHYCGTHYEGELPVFTFYSSRDGESFTDDKHRLMIYHNQYLYKWHVNRLVSPNEKLSDDDKAPLAYFSLHNGKWMMVNQSIGFLKDIDEKKVIKKGEGVYLKDGQRLLLSEETGGRLAYVQIANKK from the coding sequence ATGGCTAGAGAATGCAGTGTTAAGTCCATAATCAGCGGTGAAGCCGTTACTTATATAGACGAAATCATTGGACAGGGAGCGATGAAAGATGTGTACTTTTCAAAAGACAAATCTTATGTCGTGGGTTTCTTTCGGACAAAGCTGGATGAGGCCTCTCAAAATAGACTTTTGGATATCGTTGGACCTTATCGGGATCGAATTTTTAATCAACCCGGAGGGGAATATTGGAAGTCTGTATTTTGTTGGCCGTATGATATCGTTGAAAGTGATGGATTGTGGGGGGTTGTGACGCCGGTATTTCAATCGCATTTCTTTTTTGACCATGGATCTGTCAATGAGGATATGCTGGGTATACGAGGCAAAGAAAAAGAAGGAAAATGGTTTGCGTCAGGCAGTCATCAAAACCGGTTTTTGGACCCTAGAGAAAAAGGGGATCTACTTAGTTATTTGCGAATTTGCCTATTGATAAGCAGAGCTGTTAGAAGACTTCACGCGGCTGGTTTGGCGCATTCTGACCTTTCATATAAGAATGTGTTGATTGACCCTAAAGGACGAAATGCTTGCATAATAGATATCGATGGACTTGTTGTTCCGGGGAAATATCCTCCGGATGTTATCGGAACTCCTGATTTTATAGCTCCTGAAGTTATCATAAGCAAGCACCTTCCTATGGAGCAGAGAGTGTTGCCATCTATCTATACGGATCGTCATGCATTGGCCGTTTTAATATATATGTATTTGTTTTTCAGGCATCCTTTGAGAGGCGGAAAGGTTCACGATATGGATGCAGCTTTGGATGAGGAGATGACAATGGGAAACAAAGCTTTATTCATAGAGCATCCAATGGATAAGACGAACAGGCCAAAGCTTGATCAAATAAAAAAATCAGAGTTGCCTTATGCGGATGTTGGCGCGCTTCCTTATACTATAGCGGGGCCTTATCTAAAAGAACTCTTTGATAAAGCATTCATAACAGGACTTCATGATCCTGAAAAAAGGCCTACCGCTGATGAATGGGAACAAGCGCTTGTCAAAACAGTGGATTTTATTCAACCTTGTTCCAATCAAAATTGCTCGCATCATTGGTTTGTATTTGACAACAAGTTCAAGCCTGTTTGCCATTATTGCGGCACTCATTATGAGGGAGAATTGCCCGTGTTTACATTTTATTCATCAAGGGATGGAGAGAGTTTTACCGACGATAAGCATCGACTCATGATTTATCATAATCAATATTTGTATAAATGGCATGTGAATCGGTTGGTAAGTCCCAATGAAAAGTTGTCAGATGATGATAAAGCCCCTTTGGCGTATTTCTCATTGCATAATGGAAAATGGATGATGGTTAATCAATCCATAGGATTTTTAAAAGATATTGATGAAAAAAAGGTAATAAAAAAAGGAGAAGGCGTATATTTGAAGGATGGCCAGAGGCTTTTGCTTTCGGAAGAAACAGGAGGAAGGCTTGCATATGTGCAGATAGCAAATAAAAAATAA
- a CDS encoding PP2C family serine/threonine-protein phosphatase: protein MVERIEKLRFELESLFEQIDLKKKDLYKALDEHKHSLIMSQACLHDTDKRDIEVKMSIDKSDLEKVDIQPESDEVSFDWVENNFLRMKNGMDQSDYQCTLSFENFAEGSKIDNPKLFWTGANSENVEHVLALSVDRHSITFSGVLNGAGDFVALLQFDLSHEGNVVTKDAMIRLTVNPDPKSLWTEVEPGENEIFRKAHTDYDYQETDAYKIFGASVRGRSHAHKGTFRDDDFSIRQIKESGWMVSTVADGAGSAKYSRKGSKIACNAVVEYIANAASEGQLSDLDDHFGKVYHQQDESKKADLNGLISNLIYNAAVEAYKSVLGISEERNESIKDYSTTLLFTISKVYEYGMVVMSFWVGDGVIAVIEDDSFEMLGEPDGGEFAGQTKFINMPSIFQVSEFSKRVRFKFYEKIPKYIFLATDGVTDPKFGSDDNLNDFTQWGEFMKELEGNCIAEDIPTEEREAKILEWMNFWSTGEHDDRTMVVLKRKD from the coding sequence GTGGTTGAGAGAATAGAAAAATTAAGGTTTGAGCTCGAAAGCTTGTTTGAACAGATTGATCTGAAGAAAAAAGATCTTTACAAGGCATTGGATGAACATAAGCATAGCTTGATAATGAGCCAAGCATGCCTGCATGATACTGATAAACGAGATATTGAAGTCAAAATGAGTATTGATAAAAGCGATTTGGAAAAAGTGGATATTCAACCTGAAAGCGACGAGGTGAGTTTCGATTGGGTTGAAAATAATTTTTTGAGAATGAAAAATGGCATGGATCAATCAGATTATCAATGCACATTGTCATTTGAAAATTTTGCGGAAGGGTCTAAAATTGACAATCCTAAGTTATTCTGGACTGGAGCAAATTCGGAAAATGTTGAGCATGTTCTTGCGCTTTCTGTAGATCGTCACTCGATCACATTTTCTGGAGTATTAAATGGAGCCGGAGATTTTGTGGCTCTTTTGCAATTTGATCTTTCTCACGAAGGGAACGTAGTTACTAAGGATGCAATGATAAGACTTACGGTTAATCCCGATCCTAAAAGCTTGTGGACTGAAGTTGAGCCTGGAGAAAATGAGATTTTTAGAAAAGCGCACACCGACTACGATTACCAAGAAACTGATGCTTATAAGATATTCGGCGCGTCAGTAAGAGGAAGATCTCATGCGCATAAGGGCACATTCAGAGATGACGATTTTTCCATAAGACAGATCAAAGAGTCCGGTTGGATGGTTTCGACAGTTGCCGATGGTGCGGGGTCTGCGAAATATTCTCGCAAAGGATCCAAAATAGCTTGCAATGCTGTCGTTGAATATATTGCTAATGCTGCGAGCGAGGGGCAATTGTCCGATCTGGACGATCACTTTGGCAAAGTATACCATCAACAAGATGAAAGCAAAAAAGCAGACTTGAATGGATTGATAAGCAATCTTATTTATAATGCTGCTGTGGAAGCTTATAAATCGGTCTTAGGCATTAGCGAAGAAAGAAATGAGTCAATTAAAGATTATTCCACGACTTTGTTATTCACGATTTCCAAAGTGTATGAATACGGCATGGTTGTCATGTCTTTTTGGGTAGGCGATGGTGTGATTGCGGTGATTGAGGACGATTCTTTTGAGATGTTGGGCGAGCCTGATGGAGGGGAGTTTGCCGGACAGACTAAGTTTATCAATATGCCTTCTATTTTTCAAGTTTCTGAATTTAGCAAGCGTGTTCGATTTAAGTTTTATGAAAAAATACCGAAATATATATTTTTAGCCACTGACGGTGTTACAGATCCTAAGTTTGGCTCTGATGACAATCTAAATGATTTTACGCAATGGGGTGAGTTTATGAAAGAGCTTGAGGGAAATTGCATTGCTGAAGATATACCAACAGAGGAGAGAGAAGCTAAAATATTGGAATGGATGAATTTCTGGTCAACAGGAGAGCATGATGACAGAACCATGGTGGTATTAAAAAGGAAAGACTGA
- a CDS encoding vWA domain-containing protein, which produces MNRRLPVYLLLDTSGSMKGEPIQAVNVGLQSLVSSLRQDPYALDSVHIAIVTFDREVNEVMPLTELPMLHLPTIGTPDSGPTHLGMALEKLNDILKRDIIKTTASQKGDWAPLLFIMTDGKPSDLMKYREMIPVLKNQRFGNIIACGAGPKARSEYLRELTENVAMLDNCDSSTFQTYFKWVSDTIQEGSRSAGVTAESLELPPPPKEVNIVL; this is translated from the coding sequence ATGAATAGACGACTTCCTGTTTACTTACTCTTGGACACTTCAGGGTCAATGAAGGGAGAGCCCATTCAAGCTGTGAATGTGGGCTTGCAATCTTTGGTTTCTTCACTAAGGCAAGATCCTTATGCGCTGGATTCAGTGCATATAGCCATCGTAACTTTCGATAGGGAAGTCAATGAAGTGATGCCTCTGACGGAGCTCCCCATGTTGCATTTGCCTACAATTGGCACACCTGATTCCGGTCCAACTCATCTTGGAATGGCTTTGGAAAAACTGAATGATATTCTTAAAAGAGATATCATCAAGACAACTGCTTCGCAAAAAGGCGACTGGGCTCCTTTATTATTCATAATGACGGATGGGAAGCCTTCCGATTTGATGAAATACAGAGAGATGATTCCTGTATTGAAAAATCAACGATTCGGTAACATTATTGCTTGTGGCGCTGGACCTAAAGCAAGATCGGAGTACTTAAGAGAGCTTACTGAAAACGTAGCCATGCTGGATAATTGTGATAGCTCGACATTTCAGACTTATTTTAAATGGGTATCGGATACAATACAAGAAGGTAGCAGAAGCGCGGGAGTAACAGCTGAGTCATTGGAACTTCCTCCTCCTCCAAAGGAAGTGAATATTGTTTTGTAG
- a CDS encoding vWA domain-containing protein has translation MRRLPVYLLVDTSYSMEGQALSAVQNGLENLVAELRRNPYALETAYLSLISFSSNAETLIPLTELMDIQLPVLKTTGATSLGEALELVAVKSQLEVKKSSYDAKGDWKPLVFIMTDGVPTDDWKKGLAEFQAQSWGVVVACGAGPNADLSVLSQITPNVVSLETADEDTIGDFFKWVSSSIGVSSTKVESTGQEVSDLGELPAPPKGINLVK, from the coding sequence ATGAGAAGACTTCCTGTATATTTGTTGGTAGATACTTCCTATTCGATGGAAGGCCAAGCTTTAAGTGCAGTTCAAAATGGGTTGGAGAATTTAGTCGCAGAGCTTAGAAGAAATCCTTATGCGTTGGAGACAGCTTATTTGAGTTTAATAAGCTTTAGCTCCAATGCCGAAACCTTGATACCATTGACTGAGCTAATGGATATTCAGTTGCCGGTGCTTAAGACTACAGGTGCTACCTCATTGGGTGAGGCATTGGAATTAGTGGCGGTAAAATCACAGTTGGAAGTTAAGAAGTCCAGTTATGACGCCAAAGGTGATTGGAAACCTTTGGTGTTTATCATGACTGATGGCGTTCCAACCGATGATTGGAAAAAGGGACTTGCCGAGTTTCAGGCACAGAGCTGGGGAGTTGTGGTCGCTTGTGGAGCTGGACCTAATGCCGATCTAAGCGTGCTTTCGCAAATTACGCCAAATGTTGTCAGTCTTGAGACTGCTGATGAAGATACAATCGGAGACTTTTTTAAATGGGTATCATCTTCTATCGGAGTTTCAAGCACCAAAGTAGAGTCGACAGGTCAAGAAGTAAGTGATTTGGGTGAGCTTCCTGCCCCTCCCAAAGGCATTAATCTTGTAAAGTAA
- a CDS encoding TerD family protein, whose product MAINLSKGQKINLKKDSGKSLDSFCVGLNWGAIEGKAFFGLMSTTSSVDLDGSCIQFDDEGNDFDCVYYGHLKSNDRSIAHSGDDLTGDIGGDDGLDNEVISVDLSIVNPNVTQIYFVLNSYKKQDFASIPYARIRMYEGTAKSVEKVFAKFDVSSEPQYAGHVSMIMGKLYKRNGEWKFHAIGEAIKDRDLDSTILRIKESYI is encoded by the coding sequence ATGGCAATAAATTTAAGTAAAGGACAAAAGATCAATCTAAAGAAAGACTCGGGAAAGTCTTTGGACTCTTTTTGCGTTGGTCTTAATTGGGGAGCGATAGAAGGTAAAGCTTTTTTTGGCTTGATGTCGACGACGTCAAGCGTGGATTTGGACGGTAGTTGCATACAGTTCGATGACGAAGGAAATGATTTTGATTGCGTGTATTATGGCCACCTTAAGTCCAATGACAGGTCAATAGCGCATAGTGGAGATGATTTGACTGGAGATATAGGAGGAGACGATGGACTTGATAATGAAGTGATCTCTGTAGATTTGTCCATAGTGAACCCGAATGTAACGCAAATATATTTTGTGTTGAACAGCTATAAGAAGCAAGATTTTGCAAGCATTCCTTATGCGCGTATTCGCATGTATGAAGGCACAGCCAAAAGTGTTGAGAAAGTTTTCGCTAAGTTTGATGTTTCTTCTGAACCTCAATACGCAGGCCATGTATCTATGATTATGGGCAAGTTGTATAAAAGAAATGGTGAGTGGAAATTTCATGCAATAGGCGAGGCAATCAAAGATCGCGATCTTGACTCTACTATTTTGAGAATTAAAGAAAGCTATATTTAA
- a CDS encoding TerD family protein yields MAINLKKGQRANIEAQKFNVGLGWDVSRGAAASADLDVVAFMIDEEEKLISDDFMIFYNQLKSPDGAVTHSGDNLTGDGDGDDETIMIDLGNIDSRVQQIIFTVTIHEGEEKNQNFGQVRNSYIRIVDSSSKEEMMIYELDEDYSVETSIEFGRLYKRSGQWKFEAMGTGYMKDLQHFVDRYQR; encoded by the coding sequence ATGGCTATCAATCTTAAAAAAGGACAAAGGGCTAATATTGAAGCTCAGAAGTTTAATGTCGGTCTAGGTTGGGATGTAAGTCGCGGTGCGGCTGCAAGCGCTGACTTAGATGTTGTGGCTTTCATGATCGATGAGGAAGAAAAGCTTATTTCTGATGACTTCATGATTTTTTATAATCAATTAAAATCGCCTGATGGAGCTGTGACGCATTCAGGTGATAACCTGACGGGAGACGGAGATGGAGACGATGAGACGATCATGATTGATTTGGGCAATATTGATTCGCGTGTTCAGCAAATTATATTCACTGTGACTATCCATGAAGGAGAGGAAAAAAATCAAAATTTTGGACAGGTTAGAAATTCATATATTCGAATAGTTGACTCGTCATCCAAGGAAGAAATGATGATTTATGAGCTTGATGAGGATTATTCTGTAGAAACTTCGATAGAGTTCGGCAGATTGTATAAGCGATCAGGTCAGTGGAAGTTTGAAGCTATGGGAACCGGCTATATGAAGGACCTTCAGCACTTTGTAGATCGTTATCAACGATAG
- a CDS encoding TerD family protein codes for MAVTLVKGQKINLVKPGTSGANTSTALKSFCVGLNWGAIEIPADESSFFGIVKKAVGMTGKKVEVDLDASCLMVDKNGKVVDFVFYGDLKSKDRAIIHSGDDLTGDMDGDDGLDNEVITVNLPKINPATEQVFFFLNSYKKQDFAEIPFAKIRMYEGTPSKVNKVFATFDVAGDSSYAGYVSMIMGKLYRRNGEWKFHAIGDPIKERDYKQTINKILKDYV; via the coding sequence ATGGCAGTTACATTAGTAAAAGGGCAAAAGATCAATTTGGTCAAGCCCGGAACAAGCGGAGCGAATACTAGCACGGCTCTGAAATCTTTTTGCGTGGGACTTAACTGGGGAGCTATAGAAATCCCTGCGGACGAGAGCTCATTTTTTGGAATAGTGAAAAAAGCAGTTGGAATGACAGGCAAAAAGGTTGAAGTTGACTTGGATGCCAGTTGTCTGATGGTTGATAAAAATGGCAAAGTCGTAGACTTTGTATTTTATGGAGACTTGAAAAGTAAAGACAGAGCCATAATACACAGTGGAGATGACTTGACAGGTGATATGGATGGAGATGATGGCTTGGACAATGAAGTTATCACTGTTAATTTGCCTAAGATCAATCCCGCCACCGAGCAGGTTTTCTTTTTCTTAAATAGTTATAAAAAGCAGGATTTTGCTGAAATCCCTTTTGCAAAGATTCGCATGTACGAAGGCACACCTTCCAAGGTTAATAAGGTTTTTGCGACATTCGATGTGGCTGGGGATAGTTCATATGCGGGGTATGTATCGATGATCATGGGCAAACTCTATCGACGCAATGGAGAATGGAAATTCCATGCAATTGGAGATCCTATCAAAGAGCGTGATTATAAACAGACGATTAATAAGATTCTTAAAGACTATGTATAA